ATAAAGCTGTATACAGAGAATCCGGTTATTGAGGTTAGAACTTCTAACCTTAATAACTGGAAGGCCTCGGTAGTTCTTAACAGTATGTGCTTAGCCCGAGGATttgctttcttctttttttcatttaaCTTTTAAACTTTTGTTTACATTGTTTTTGCTAGGAATCTTTCTACCAGCAGTAAAGTAAGAACAGATTTTAACATGATTGAGGGAAAATTACAAAGAGCTGCAAGTTGTAGTTCTATACAAAAATGGAAAACTGAAAAAACTATTTTACTTCGTTACCATTTAGTAAGCTGACCTGCAATCCAAAAGGAAATGATAACAACAAGATGATGCTATTTAACGTGGCTGATGGATGAAACGtggactgctgctgctgcatttagGACTTCCATACTGTGTCGCCTTCTCACGGTAAACTGGAGATTTAGAACTAGCTCTAGGGGATGATTTTTGCAAACCCAGATTTTTCATTAGTGCCTGTGCTTCATCAATCTCCAACTCTGTTTCCATAAAAATCAAATCTACCATTCAGATATATGCTATACATGACATTCTATCAACCCTAAAAAGGACACTTGAATTTTTAGTAAGCAAATAAACGATAAACAAAACCTTAGTTACCATTTTTCAATCGTTTGCTGTTTTCAAGAGCTAGTTGGTTCTTGTAATCTTCAGCTTCAGAAGACCTGACCATGTCATCTAACTCGGCTTCCAAGTTGGGGaactcatcttcttcatcagtgcCAAGATCAAATGACTCGGGAAGCAAATGAGCAATTTCGCTTTTatcattttcatcaaaaaaataaccttcttcttcctcctggcAGTTCAGCCAGTAGTCACGGAACCATGTTGAGGTCTTCACTAGATCCCACCATTCCGGAGAAAAATCCTCCACATGACGAAATGCCTCTGGAATAAAGAGGGGTGCATCTGGGTTCAGTGAAGATTTTTGTTCTGCCACCACTGCCGCCATTTCCTGTTTGTCTGCCTTGTTTTCCAGCGctacatgaagaaaaaaaataaagaaggatCATTAGCTAATTCATTCATAAACGCTACATGGAATAGATAGATGACCACTGTTTGTTCAGCTATTGTAACAACAACATAATCACAATGCTAGCATAAACAaacaataatttcaattttcCCTCTGGAATGGTTATTAGTTGGTAGTTTCCTGACTACAGTCcaagttaatttttctttgtGCAACACAGCATAAAGAAGTACTAGATATACCAACAGACCAATATAcctaattattttttaaatataactaactacaaagaaaagaaaaaacctcaCATTCAAAACAAAATAGTTTTACCTAATGTAGCTGAGAGCATATCAATCTTTTCAGAACGTAATAACCCGTATTTTGGTAGCAAAGAGTAGGGCACATGTCATTCACAACATATACCAGACCTAAGTATATCTAGCATTTTTATaacaatcaacttcatcaacaactaGTACCTAATTGAAATATGACCTAACATAAAATTAGGCCAACACCAGAAACAAAAAAGAACCAGTATACCAAACACCAGTGATGAATAGCCTAATTTAATGTTTTGGGTGATCTCAAACCTAAtataatacaacaacaacaacaaaattaatCTGAACAAAGCCATACAAGTTAAGTGAGACATATTATTATCTTACACATACAAAAGACACCCTTCTTTAAGTATACTATCTCAGAATATAAGAAAAAGCAGTGAAGCAATTACAATCTAAAAATCAAATGTTAAAACAAGATAATGAGCCTAAATGATTCTAACACAGGGAGAAAAACATATAAGAACACTCGATCAGATGCTTTCTGATTTGAAAATCACATGGTTAAAACTCAATTTTCAAAAGTGATCTAAATTTTATTTCTCCAATAACTTTGCAGCTACAGATCTGAACTCCTTCAAACAGAGATTACAGTAATTCTTTAAATTAAACCCCTCCATATCACAAATATGCAACCAATATATCAATATATTAGTCGTTCCTCGATCAAAATCACATAGATCATAAGAATTAAACCAAAACCAAACAATTCGAATTGCCGCCTAAAAAAGACACACGTTAAACCAAACGGCTTTTAATGTTCAAATAAGTAAAATGATAAGTTCTATTAGAGACAAGATTCTACTTCCACGATAACACTATTCCTTCAACGATAGCTTAAATCAGGATCAGAATACATTTTTCagcatcaaaagtttcatttaaaTCCAAGGATCAGAAATTTCATTCATAATAAACGAAGCCATACAATTAAACTCAAAACTGTTTCCagaaattgatgttgttgttaccTTTAACGAAGAACAGCGCAACAAAATATCTCTTTTCCCGATCAAATTAATTCACCGGGAAGAACAAAAACGCTTTAAAAATGCTCTGAGAATTTTCAGGGTCTAAAAATGACTATTTATATACAGAACAGTATTTTATAAATCCGAACCTGATTTGGTTCGTTACAATACCGAACCTAATAGCTTCCGAGCCACTTAGTTGGACGGGCACTAATAGGTCATTTATCATTTGACTTCAAATTTGGATGCTTTATACAGCCGGTTACCAGTTTACACAGCTAACCCAACTTTTGCTTTTCAATTCGCACACGTCAGGAATGGTAATTCACATGGGAAAATCACCGACCTGAAGTAAGCGACGGAATCCAATCTCTttccttgttttttcttttctcggAATTTGGAAACGACGTGCTTTGCAGTACGCGTTTCTTCAGGACTTCAAGTCCACACTGAATTCGAGACATGTCTCCCCGATTATTCCTTTCTGTCCAAGTACAGTGTCTATTCTCTTGTCCACGACAATCAGTCTATTTTACCTAAACGAGGGGACCAGGAAGCGGAGAACTAGGAGAAATGGGTGGGAAACACGAATTGCCTATTGTGAATGGCATTTTCAAGAAAGAACAGAAAATAAAATGGTCGCCGGGAAGTGGAAAGGAGAACGTCAGCTTGTGGAAAGAGTATTCTAGATCCATTCTGAGGCCTAGGATATACGTACATAACAAAACAGAACACCAACTATAGTTATAGAAACGAAACCTCTATAGTTATAGAGACGCTTCAGTTTCACTAGGGTTGAGAATGAGCAACATATGCGCCCGAAGGTATATttgtctttataaaaaaaaattgcattgtTTTCCTTGATCTTCTCCAGTAGAACTCCCTTTCTGTGTTGAATCGAAGCTCTTTCAGGACCGAGACATCTTGACTACACACCCAAAAAGAACCATCTTGAACCCCGATTTTGCTCAACATTTTCTGCAAAACACggcaaacaaaattaaaatttgcATCAGATTCTACtctttacaaaagaaaaaagtggTTTGGTTCACTGAATTGTACAAGTAAAGCTGGAGTTACCTTGGAGATTAAATCTTAATCCCATATATCCACCACAACAACAAACATTATCCTCACCTGTGCAGAATGAAGAGCAGAACCTGATTCTCCAAGGTACCAAGCTTTGAACAACCTTCATGAGACAGTTGAGAAAAAGGACTAGCACCTTATGACGTCACAATCTTAAGAGAAATATGCCATTCTGTCTCATTATGCGGAACAAGTGATTGTAAAAGTCTCGCTCCATCAAAATCTGTCCTTGATACAGAAACTGCAGCAGCTTAACACTCAAATTTCAGAAGATATCCCTGCACTAACATAAAAAACCATGTAAAAGTGGAAAAGCCCACCCCTCTTAGCGAATCCAACCCACGCAGCCAGGACAATGTGTTAACTGAAAACAGGTGACGAAATTATGTTAACCCACCCCTCTACAATTCTAGCTGTTagccaaataaaagaaaaatgctTGTCTAAGTCATAGCCAAATTTGAGTTCGGACATGCTAATAGTCCAGGAGCAATGAACATGTGGCTAAAGCTGCAGAGACAATTCCTTGATGCCAAGACAGACCCACAATCATGATGAATAGAGAAACTCATTGCTATAAtaagaaacgcgtgaaacaaatgCAAATTTTAGTCATGAACTCGAGACTCATCTGAAGAACTACTTTTTGTGactatgaagaatggttgcagtaAATTACTGGATAATGATTAATATCACACAGCCGAAAGGATGCTAAAGGAGATCCAAGAAATACAGGACAGTAGTCGAAAAATGCCTCATGTAAACAAAGAAGTATTCGGATCTCTGCTTTGGAAGCAGCCGAACAGATTCTAACAGATAGCAGATAGACAAGAACCAAACATGTAAAACGAACACATGGTCAGAGATAAGATGGTACCTTGTGGATTGTGAGAGTTTTTGATTCCCCATAGATGACTCCTTAAATTCTTAAAAACTTATCACTATAAAATATTATAGCTTCAAGTTTCAGCTACAGGCATCATGTAAATTGTTTACATGTATTGGCAAACGAGTTAACGAGAAGATATGGAGTGCTACTTTTTTTACATGGAAAGTATTAGTTGCAGGAAGAGTGAACTTGAAACTTACACAACAAATTGACTGCAGCATGATGGAAAAAAATAATGTCATTATAAAATCAATGAAATTCCAATCCACTTGTGGTCAAGCTTTCCCTAACACGGCATTCAAAGGCATCCATGCTAGAAAAATCAAATGGACCTCTACTGGTACATCCACCCCCACCCCCAAAAAACGAAAGAAATCCTCGATGGGAAATCTCCATCCCATATGAAATTTTTCTATCAGCAATTCTCAATGAACAGCATTTCTGTTTAATACTTGTTCCCACTGGATTTTAAGCCTACTGTGAATAATCTGGAGCTCCACAACTACTGTAACAGTTAATAATGagtcaacacttgatttcctcttGTATTTATGGATTGCGTTAATGTTGAAGGGGATGCGGGTTGCATTAACTCAGCAGGGGCACCAAAGCCTACTGCCAAAGGCATCTCTGGATTAGCAGGTGTAATAGCAATACCATCCTCAACCTCATTATGTCCCACCACTGGCGCTTCCTTCTCAATGACATCCTCAGAAGTTGTGCAAGATAAATTAACTGTTCCAGGAGGTGATCCAACAGATATAAACTGCTCATTTTCTGATTCAACCATACATGCATGGGACGAAGGAATATCATCACAGTCAAGAACCGTATCTACCTTTTGATCTTCATGACCTGAATCTGGAACTACAGTATGTAATTCCTGCTTTTCAACAGACTCGGTACCCTCTTTTGATTCAACGCCACTTATCATAAGAGTCTGGTCAGGAGAAATGACATTCTTTTCTTCATCAATCGACTTATTAGAATCCGGAACTTCAAGTGCTTTTTTAACCTTGTTATTAGAATGAAGAAGTGTATCTGATCGTGGCTTACGGACATAAGTGCGAACCAAACCCTGACAACCATCACTGGGAGCAAATTCATGTCTTTCATCTTTTCCATTAGAAAATTCATCAATATCAGGCAATTCCTTGTCACCACATTCAGCTCCGGAACGACATTCCCCTTCATTGATATTGCAGGAAATTGCTATGTCCATCATATGCGGGCAAACAGGAGGGCTACTCTCACGGCATTTATGACACCGGAATCCGATAATTTTAGTGGTGCTTTCCACTTTGCACCCAAAAGCATCTCCATGGAACCATTCTGCGTGACATGACAACAGTAAGTTAAATCAGAAGGAAAATAAACCCTGAACATGTGAACAGTCCCAGGAACCATTTGGTAACCTTAAGACAATGATTACAGGCTAAAACCGAGTACACGGCCTCATTTTGCTCTATATAGAAGAGCCACAAATCAATTAAAAGACACCTATTGATTAATTTAAATCTTACCAAAGGATGCTTAGCAAATATAAGCATCTTTAACCTTAAACCTATAGGGTTTCTAAATCCCCaaacacaaagaaaagtctaGTAGATTAGAATATAAAGTTCGTATACCTTGGCATTTTTCACATTTGATATAAATTAATCTGGATGTATATTCTGCTTCCAAGCAAAGACCACAAATGGGTTGTGTAGAGAGGGCATTTGGATTTTCAGATGGCAGAAGTAGTCTTCCTTCCCCAAAATCCATGACACGAGCATCATTTGGTTTGCTTGAAAACCGAAGACCATTAAGCCAGAATGCATGATAAATCTGTGTTCTGTTCCCTTTTGGCCAACAGACCACTTTCTTGGATCTACCTTCTTCATGTTTCTTGCTGATCAATTTCTTAGGTCGACCACGTTTTTTCTTCTTCACGATCACTTTCTTAGGCTGAATTTTTTGTTCCACTGGGACCCATTTTCTAGGTCGACCCCGTGTGTTTTTCTTGGTGATCCCTTGTTTCTGGTGACCTGGTGTGTGCTTTTTGGTTCCATCCAGCTCTTTCTTTTGCAATTCGACATAGTTAACTCTCTGAATAGAACGTCTTGGTCGCTCAGATATGGAGGTTATTTTCTCCTGTGCCACTGGTTTcccctttttcattttctttttaatttttacgaatttcTTCACAAGTTTTTTCACATGATTTGTGCTCTGGCACTTGTTGCATGTATATGTACAATCTGCAGAAGTTTTGCCCTTAGGCTTCCTGAAATGCTTTTTATGGAAAAAACCTGAATGAAAACATATAAACAATAAGAACTCATTATAGTTCATTTGACCAAGAGCAGTGATGCTGAAATTACTAAAACTATTAACTAGTCTTGAAGACCATATCCATTTATCAATTACCTAAAaagacaataaaatatcaaagAAGCACATCATCTCCCGCATTAACAATCATGGTTGGATTCAGTAGCAGCAACTAACATGGTCACAAAGTGTTCTTCCTAAATATTCTGTACAGTAATCAAACTTCAAGAAAGTCCTACAAAtttattttttaagaaaatagCAACAATAAGAGTCTAGCAGAACACTGGTCCCATGAACATCACCAAATAGCATTTGTGATGATGACTTTGCCACAGAATGGAAAGTAAATTTTTATTGTTAATGTGAATCATTTCCTCATTGTGGACGAAAAACTTTAACAAGTGTCCTCATTATTTTTGAGAGGAAAATCAGCATTCTAATATTATAGTCTACACATTTACTGTCCAATTACTACCTCCATACAGTTCTTACAAACCATGTTCCTGGTGATTTTCCTCTTGTACGCATAATTATCAGCATGCTTTCAGGAAGTGATCATAATATATGGATGCAAAGAGAATATGGTCAAATCCAGAAACAGGGAAAACATGAAGAATCCCATCTAATGATGGAAGAATAAATGCTTACCTTTGCAATCATTACAGCTCACAGCTTCCctgtcaatcaaaaaaaaaaaagacgattgTGAGAGACATACAAGACACTGTTGACCAATTTGGGGAACCATGTATAGAATGTGATGTCATAGCCTATCAAATGAAGCATTTAAGGATGCAACTAATGAGCATAACAGGGAAAAATTTGCAAGGGTCAACAAATAGAAAATTTATTTAATTAGTTAATCGTCTCTCTCTTTCCTCCAGTTATCCAATGAGAACATTTAAAAATGCCTTCGGTATCTATTTTCTTCAGCCTTTCCTACAAATCAAATGTTTGCACAAGTACTAATAGTAGAGCAAACCCAGGTTCAATTGTTAGCTCAACAAATCAGCCAGAGTCGCCAGGTTGCCACCAGGGATCGATTATTTCAATCTGACTCACGATCAGGTTGAGCCTGTCACTCTCAGGTTTAGGCCTACCCAACTCAGGGCCTAGCATATACAAAATGTTGGCACTACGCCAGCATATTGCTCTCCAAAGtgctttagagcatctccaatgcaaagGGTCAAGGTCATC
This portion of the Papaver somniferum cultivar HN1 chromosome 11, ASM357369v1, whole genome shotgun sequence genome encodes:
- the LOC113320903 gene encoding protein EARLY RESPONSIVE TO DEHYDRATION 15-like, translated to MAAVVAEQKSSLNPDAPLFIPEAFRHVEDFSPEWWDLVKTSTWFRDYWLNCQEEEEGYFFDENDKSEIAHLLPESFDLGTDEEDEFPNLEAELDDMVRSSEAEDYKNQLALENSKRLKNELEIDEAQALMKNLGLQKSSPRASSKSPVYREKATQYGSPKCSSSSPRFIHQPR